The proteins below come from a single Alkalispirillum mobile genomic window:
- the folD gene encoding bifunctional methylenetetrahydrofolate dehydrogenase/methenyltetrahydrofolate cyclohydrolase FolD — MSAQILDGKAIAAELREDVRKQVEARVAAGGRQPGLAVVLVGADPASTVYVGKKRQACEQLGMHSTAHELPAETTQEQLLALVDELNGRDEIDGILVQLPLPDHIDEQTVIDRISPEKDVDGFHPVNMGRLTLRLSGLRPCTPHGVMTMLEKTGIDLVGKDAVIIGQSNIVGRPMAMELLNARCTITICHSRTQNLAERVKAADVVVAAVGRPGFVPGDWIKPGAIVIDVGINRLESGKLTGDVDFEGAKENAGWITPVPGGVGPMTVATLMANTLEAARARDSRG, encoded by the coding sequence ATGAGCGCACAGATTCTGGACGGTAAGGCCATCGCGGCAGAGCTGCGGGAGGACGTTCGCAAGCAGGTGGAGGCCCGCGTGGCCGCCGGTGGCCGCCAGCCGGGACTGGCCGTGGTGCTGGTGGGCGCCGACCCCGCCTCCACGGTGTACGTGGGCAAGAAGCGCCAGGCCTGCGAACAGCTGGGCATGCACTCCACCGCCCACGAGCTGCCCGCGGAGACCACCCAGGAGCAACTGCTGGCCCTGGTGGACGAACTGAACGGCCGCGACGAGATCGACGGCATACTGGTGCAACTCCCCCTGCCCGATCATATCGACGAGCAGACGGTGATCGACCGCATCAGCCCCGAAAAGGACGTGGACGGCTTCCACCCGGTGAACATGGGCCGGCTGACCCTGCGCCTGTCGGGCCTGCGGCCCTGCACCCCGCACGGCGTCATGACCATGCTGGAGAAGACCGGCATCGACCTGGTAGGCAAGGACGCGGTGATCATCGGCCAGTCCAACATCGTCGGCCGCCCCATGGCCATGGAGCTGTTGAACGCCCGCTGCACCATCACCATCTGCCACAGCCGCACGCAGAACCTGGCCGAGCGGGTGAAGGCGGCGGATGTCGTGGTGGCCGCGGTGGGCCGGCCCGGGTTCGTGCCCGGCGACTGGATCAAGCCCGGGGCGATCGTCATCGACGTGGGCATTAACCGGCTGGAGTCGGGCAAGCTCACCGGCGACGTGGACTTCGAGGGCGCGAAGGAGAACGCCGGCTGGATCACCCCGGTGCCGGGCGGTGTCGGCCCCATGACCGTGGCAACGCTGATGGCCAACACCCTGGAGGCCGCCCGGGCCCGTGACAGCCGGGGCTGA
- a CDS encoding M24 family metallopeptidase has translation MDFNAYRQALSDWLQGAELPFSNEEFSTRLNQTRALMQHAGRDALLLTDPADIFYLTGYHTFEVSVHTALVVTANRLVLQVPSIETGPAVVTATVDEVIGYRWEGIDEVITPLADLLAPCRAIGLDTFSAGLRLGVIQPLQERLGQERFHGDGGALLDGQRLVKREVELACLRESARITAAGLAAAEAIITPGITDSDVAAEGARALMAEGSEFMSLQPIVTSGQRSSVIHLNHKRTPIVAGDPVFLEFGSAYQRYTAPMMRTAVAGRASPEMQAVRDVCRGIFEALTDAMRPGRTFDDAAQAAEKVLAPHADRLFFSGVFGYAVGAQFPPSWVEGTGFIARGQMRPFEENMVLHLPICLRLPGQWGIGISDTVQVTATGGVPLTNNDWALNERP, from the coding sequence ATGGATTTCAACGCCTATCGCCAAGCCCTCTCTGATTGGCTGCAAGGGGCCGAACTGCCCTTCTCCAACGAGGAGTTCTCCACCCGCCTGAACCAGACCCGCGCCCTGATGCAGCACGCAGGCCGAGACGCCCTGTTGCTCACTGATCCGGCCGACATCTTCTACCTCACCGGCTACCACACCTTTGAGGTTTCGGTGCACACCGCGCTGGTGGTGACGGCGAACCGCCTGGTCTTGCAGGTGCCATCCATCGAGACAGGCCCCGCCGTGGTGACTGCCACTGTGGATGAGGTGATCGGTTACCGGTGGGAGGGCATTGATGAGGTGATCACGCCGCTGGCCGATCTGTTGGCACCCTGCCGCGCTATCGGACTGGACACCTTCAGCGCCGGGCTGCGCCTGGGCGTCATCCAGCCCCTGCAGGAGCGCCTGGGGCAGGAGCGTTTTCATGGCGATGGCGGAGCGCTACTGGATGGTCAGCGACTGGTCAAACGGGAGGTGGAGTTGGCCTGTCTGCGGGAAAGTGCCCGGATCACCGCCGCCGGGCTGGCTGCGGCCGAGGCAATCATCACGCCCGGTATCACGGACAGTGATGTGGCCGCCGAGGGTGCCAGGGCGCTTATGGCAGAAGGCAGTGAATTCATGAGCCTGCAGCCGATCGTCACCAGCGGGCAACGCAGCAGCGTGATTCACCTGAACCACAAGCGCACACCGATCGTTGCCGGCGATCCGGTGTTTCTGGAGTTTGGATCGGCTTATCAGCGCTACACCGCGCCCATGATGCGCACCGCGGTGGCCGGCCGCGCCAGCCCCGAGATGCAGGCGGTGCGGGATGTCTGCCGGGGTATTTTTGAAGCGCTGACAGACGCCATGCGGCCCGGCCGGACGTTTGATGATGCGGCGCAGGCGGCGGAGAAAGTGCTGGCGCCCCACGCCGATCGCCTGTTTTTCTCCGGCGTGTTCGGCTACGCCGTGGGCGCGCAGTTCCCGCCCAGTTGGGTGGAGGGGACGGGCTTTATCGCCCGCGGTCAAATGCGCCCCTTCGAGGAAAACATGGTCTTGCATCTGCCGATCTGCCTCCGCCTGCCCGGGCAGTGGGGCATTGGCATCAGCGATACCGTGCAGGTCACCGCCACTGGCGGCGTGCCCCTTACCAACAACGACTGGGCGCTTAATGAGCGGCCATGA
- a CDS encoding porin — protein sequence MKKQFIAASAAALMASPLAVMAGDLNIYGEAHLSVDHADDRSDSSQFIGNRFSHLGITGSEYLGMGLTGIFQYETTVEFTDGGDLFGDNTESFLGLQGGFGTLIGGQLDDPLFATLDGLDLFADRVGSVHTMARPDGAVSHNNVLAYVTPDFNGFSLSAVYGPEQGTDKGSRFVGQLDFEGEVEAGGTISASLGYLQANEGVVDPADPDSEDKLKIWQATFGYEMTDVWRGFAFYQDYSSSDEGTGLEDDKAYGAGVGFMVSPQVELLAQISHYDADDSDMRATTYALGADYFISDRTTLYGIFGMTRNKSDSSAVPTDVDYYASSGSEGISPDAGDNPWVLSLGVVHSF from the coding sequence ATGAAGAAGCAATTCATCGCAGCATCCGCGGCGGCCCTGATGGCCTCCCCCCTGGCCGTCATGGCCGGCGACCTGAACATCTACGGCGAGGCCCACCTCTCCGTCGATCACGCCGACGACCGGAGCGACAGCAGCCAGTTTATCGGCAACCGCTTCTCCCACCTGGGCATCACCGGTTCCGAATACCTGGGCATGGGCCTCACCGGTATCTTCCAGTACGAGACCACCGTTGAGTTCACCGATGGCGGAGACCTGTTCGGCGACAACACGGAGTCCTTCCTGGGTCTGCAAGGCGGCTTCGGCACCCTGATCGGCGGTCAGCTGGACGATCCGCTGTTCGCCACCCTGGACGGCCTAGACCTCTTTGCCGACCGTGTCGGCAGTGTGCACACCATGGCACGCCCCGATGGCGCGGTTAGCCACAACAACGTGCTGGCCTACGTGACCCCCGATTTCAACGGCTTCTCCCTCTCCGCCGTTTACGGTCCGGAGCAGGGCACCGATAAGGGTTCCCGCTTCGTTGGTCAACTGGACTTCGAGGGCGAGGTCGAGGCCGGCGGCACCATCAGCGCTAGTCTGGGTTACTTGCAGGCCAATGAGGGCGTCGTCGATCCGGCTGACCCGGATTCAGAAGACAAGCTGAAAATCTGGCAGGCCACGTTCGGCTACGAGATGACCGACGTCTGGCGCGGTTTCGCCTTCTATCAGGACTACAGCAGCAGTGATGAAGGCACTGGCCTGGAAGATGACAAGGCCTATGGTGCCGGTGTCGGCTTCATGGTCAGCCCGCAGGTCGAGCTGTTGGCCCAGATCAGCCACTACGACGCCGATGACAGTGACATGCGCGCTACCACTTACGCGCTGGGCGCGGATTACTTCATCAGCGATCGCACCACCCTGTACGGCATCTTCGGCATGACTCGCAACAAGAGCGACTCTTCCGCCGTACCGACCGATGTCGACTACTACGCTAGCTCGGGCAGCGAAGGCATCAGCCCCGACGCCGGCGATAACCCTTGGGTCCTCTCCCTGGGTGTGGTCCACAGCTTCTGA
- a CDS encoding DUF427 domain-containing protein, which yields MTRPSETESVWDYPRPPRVEPVHARLRVIHEGGPLADADGGFRVLETSHPPCYYLPPARIDWSRLTPSETRTFCEFKGHARYWDLQTASGTVRDVCWAYDDPVASHADIAGYVSFYAGRVDACYVGDERVRAQAGSFYGGWITSNIHGPFKGEPGTEGW from the coding sequence ATGACCCGTCCATCTGAGACCGAGTCCGTCTGGGACTACCCGCGCCCACCCCGGGTAGAGCCCGTGCATGCGCGCCTCCGGGTCATCCATGAGGGCGGGCCCCTGGCGGATGCCGACGGCGGGTTCCGGGTGCTGGAGACGTCCCACCCACCCTGCTACTACCTTCCCCCCGCGCGTATCGACTGGTCCCGGCTCACGCCCAGCGAGACGCGCACCTTCTGCGAATTCAAGGGGCACGCGCGTTACTGGGACCTGCAGACGGCGTCGGGCACCGTGCGAGACGTCTGCTGGGCCTACGACGACCCGGTGGCCTCCCATGCAGATATCGCGGGCTACGTCTCCTTCTATGCTGGGCGGGTGGACGCCTGCTACGTGGGCGACGAACGCGTTCGGGCCCAGGCGGGAAGCTTCTACGGCGGCTGGATCACCAGCAATATTCACGGCCCCTTCAAGGGCGAACCTGGGACGGAGGGATGGTAG
- a CDS encoding SUMF1/EgtB/PvdO family nonheme iron enzyme: protein MRFPLYPSEAVAPRDRADALQALASHHGRARALAETLTEAQLRRQYHPELSPVGWHLGHCALMEHHWVEERVGEAAPDSALHALYFPELSPKDERATRLPARDALMAWTTGVHERTLSRFADPPGWLNAHPLMADDYLLHFLEQHFAQHHETLLYCLTAITASEPASAPGPDGDGTPYSAPTGPDAIHLAPGRYRVGADHVRAYDNERPSHTVQLEGAWLARRPVTNAQWLAFMAAGGYGDDTCWSNEGAAWRERNRVTYPWNWHPLEGGRFISSGPLGYEPLQPDAPVSGISHYEAEAFARWAGARLPHEFEWEAADRQGLLTDTGRVWEWCSNPLAPYPGFRPFPYDGYSMPWFDGEHPVLRGGCRFTHPGIKRSSFRNFFQRHVRHQQAGLRLAWDTPPSEVKTP from the coding sequence ATGCGGTTTCCCCTATACCCCTCTGAAGCGGTCGCGCCACGGGACCGGGCCGACGCGCTTCAGGCCCTGGCCAGCCACCATGGGCGGGCGCGGGCTCTCGCCGAGACGCTTACCGAGGCGCAACTGCGTCGGCAATACCATCCGGAGCTGAGCCCGGTCGGCTGGCACCTTGGCCATTGCGCCCTGATGGAACACCACTGGGTGGAAGAACGTGTGGGCGAGGCTGCCCCGGACAGCGCGCTGCACGCCCTCTATTTCCCGGAACTGAGCCCAAAGGATGAGCGCGCAACCCGCCTGCCGGCGAGGGACGCGCTCATGGCGTGGACCACCGGGGTGCATGAGCGCACCCTGAGCCGGTTTGCCGACCCGCCCGGCTGGCTGAACGCCCACCCCCTGATGGCGGATGACTACCTGCTCCACTTTCTGGAGCAGCACTTCGCCCAGCACCACGAGACGCTGCTCTACTGTCTGACGGCCATCACCGCATCAGAGCCCGCCTCAGCGCCCGGGCCCGATGGAGACGGAACACCCTACTCCGCGCCAACCGGGCCCGACGCCATTCACCTGGCCCCGGGGCGGTACCGCGTCGGGGCCGACCATGTGCGCGCCTACGATAACGAGCGGCCGAGCCACACCGTGCAACTGGAGGGCGCCTGGCTGGCGCGCCGCCCGGTAACCAACGCCCAGTGGCTGGCCTTCATGGCGGCCGGCGGTTACGGCGACGACACCTGCTGGTCGAACGAGGGCGCGGCCTGGCGCGAGCGGAATCGGGTCACATACCCGTGGAACTGGCATCCGCTCGAAGGGGGGCGCTTCATTTCTAGCGGCCCCCTCGGATACGAGCCGCTCCAGCCCGATGCGCCGGTCAGCGGCATCAGCCACTACGAGGCCGAGGCGTTCGCGCGCTGGGCCGGGGCCCGCCTGCCCCACGAGTTCGAGTGGGAGGCGGCCGACCGCCAGGGGCTGCTGACCGATACCGGTCGGGTCTGGGAGTGGTGCAGCAACCCCCTGGCCCCCTACCCCGGTTTCAGGCCGTTCCCCTACGACGGCTATTCCATGCCCTGGTTCGACGGCGAACACCCGGTTTTGCGCGGTGGCTGCCGATTCACGCATCCGGGCATCAAGCGGTCCTCTTTCCGCAACTTTTTCCAGCGTCACGTCCGGCATCAGCAGGCCGGCCTGCGGCTGGCCTGGGATACGCCGCCAAGCGAGGTAAAAACGCCATGA
- a CDS encoding class II glutamine amidotransferase has translation MAAYTGPRLPLEIFLNHPPHSLIQQAHAPRETLSATVNADGVGIGWLDAAGRPATYRSTLPAWADPNLESLGRSLESALWVGNVRSATDPLSNGYANTQPFIGDDLLFLHNGFMEAFGTALRGRFRRALESRFEADIHGTTDSEYLFALLRQEAASSDNGLEAALRPTLARVQDWLATADAHALLNLVVAQGARLIGVRHAVGMDCPSLYAHPAHPAFRGGALIASEPLDNHDGWTPIPPHHTFTLEPGADAVSPIPL, from the coding sequence ATGGCAGCCTATACCGGGCCTCGGCTACCGCTGGAAATCTTCCTGAACCACCCGCCACACAGCCTGATCCAGCAGGCGCACGCCCCACGTGAGACCCTGTCCGCCACGGTCAATGCCGACGGTGTGGGTATCGGGTGGCTTGATGCCGCCGGGCGCCCCGCCACCTACCGCTCAACACTGCCCGCCTGGGCAGACCCCAACCTGGAATCACTGGGCCGGTCGCTGGAGAGCGCCCTCTGGGTAGGTAACGTCCGCAGCGCAACAGACCCGCTATCCAACGGATACGCCAACACGCAGCCCTTTATCGGGGACGACCTGTTATTTCTGCATAACGGTTTCATGGAAGCGTTTGGCACTGCCCTCCGAGGTCGTTTCCGGCGTGCTCTGGAGAGCCGATTTGAGGCGGACATTCACGGCACCACCGACTCTGAATACCTGTTTGCCCTGCTGCGCCAGGAGGCAGCGTCATCTGACAACGGACTGGAAGCCGCCCTGCGGCCCACACTGGCACGGGTTCAGGACTGGTTGGCCACCGCCGACGCCCATGCACTACTCAACCTGGTCGTGGCGCAGGGGGCTCGGCTCATTGGTGTGCGCCATGCCGTTGGCATGGACTGCCCCAGCCTGTACGCCCACCCCGCACATCCGGCGTTCCGCGGCGGCGCCCTGATTGCCTCGGAGCCTCTGGACAACCACGACGGTTGGACACCCATCCCCCCGCACCATACGTTCACCCTGGAGCCTGGCGCCGATGCGGTTTCCCCTATACCCCTCTGA
- a CDS encoding porin, with the protein MKKIITFAAAAAMASPLAIATAAAGDLDIYGRVHMSVDHLDDRDESSQFLSSNGSRLGIRGSEYLGMGLTGIFQYEVAAMPTNNDDGLFRDNRTSYLGLQGDFGTILGGRIDDPLKTAIDQNQLFGDRLGDVQNLTSTPGNNTRHDNVLAYVTPEFEGFSGTFVYGPDQGVDKGDRFVVEGRYDNQVGAGNLFFSLAYLQANEGVVDEKLDLGFDEKHKVWQALASYSVADTWRVMALYQDYSSSDLFDEAQGDDGSGDDRVYGIGAGFHVAPQVELKAHVMHYDSDLSSDDSTMYALGADYYWTDRTTLYGVYSIMNNDSNAARDMSSFGRETGTGDEGTTVGADDNQWGLSVGIIHNF; encoded by the coding sequence ATGAAGAAGATCATCACCTTTGCCGCCGCCGCGGCCATGGCCTCCCCGCTGGCCATCGCCACCGCCGCCGCCGGCGACCTGGACATCTACGGCCGTGTTCACATGTCCGTGGATCACCTGGACGACCGTGACGAGTCCAGCCAGTTCCTGTCCTCCAACGGTTCCCGCCTCGGCATCCGCGGTTCCGAGTACCTGGGCATGGGCCTGACCGGTATCTTCCAGTACGAAGTAGCCGCTATGCCCACCAACAACGACGATGGCCTGTTCCGCGACAACCGGACCAGCTACCTGGGTCTGCAGGGCGATTTCGGCACCATCCTGGGTGGCCGCATCGACGACCCGCTGAAGACCGCCATCGACCAGAACCAGCTGTTCGGTGACCGTCTGGGTGACGTGCAGAACCTGACCAGCACCCCGGGCAACAACACCCGCCACGACAACGTGCTGGCCTACGTGACCCCCGAATTCGAGGGTTTCAGCGGCACCTTCGTTTACGGCCCGGATCAGGGTGTGGACAAGGGTGACCGCTTCGTGGTCGAAGGTCGCTACGACAACCAAGTCGGCGCAGGCAACCTGTTCTTCTCGCTGGCCTACCTGCAGGCGAACGAGGGTGTGGTCGACGAAAAGCTGGACCTCGGCTTCGACGAGAAGCACAAGGTTTGGCAGGCCCTGGCTTCTTACTCCGTAGCCGACACTTGGCGCGTCATGGCGCTGTATCAGGATTACAGCAGCAGCGATCTTTTTGACGAAGCGCAGGGTGATGATGGCAGCGGCGATGACCGGGTCTACGGCATTGGTGCTGGCTTCCACGTCGCCCCGCAGGTCGAGCTCAAGGCGCACGTGATGCATTATGACTCCGACCTGAGCAGCGACGACTCCACCATGTACGCCCTGGGCGCGGACTACTACTGGACCGACCGCACCACCCTGTACGGTGTTTACTCCATCATGAACAACGACAGCAACGCTGCTCGTGACATGAGCTCCTTCGGTCGCGAGACCGGCACTGGTGATGAAGGCACCACCGTTGGTGCTGACGACAACCAGTGGGGCCTGTCCGTCGGCATCATCCACAACTTCTGA
- the egtD gene encoding L-histidine N(alpha)-methyltransferase codes for MGDHTAMQAGVEYAEAPINHAEDTQGFLHDVLEGLAQSPAMLSPKYFYDATGSRLFDRICKLPEYYLTRTEMAILERSAPAIADQLGPGVLLIEPGSGSCAKVGRLLRHLCAPAGYAPVEISGEHLHANLSHLRGAFPDLPITPVCADFTTPFSLPSDIPETRRRVVFFPGSTIGNFPPEAAVDLLRGFRGLLDDRGGLLLGVDRRKDPRILEAAYDDAAGVTAAFNRNLLVRMRDELGAEVNPAGFRHRALWNDECSRIEMHLVSRGRQTIRVGGRTHGFHDDEHIVTEYSYKYSAEGMQRLAAQAGFRVSAQWSDDREWFSVLWLTT; via the coding sequence ATGGGCGATCACACCGCAATGCAGGCAGGCGTTGAGTACGCCGAGGCACCGATAAACCACGCTGAGGACACACAGGGGTTCCTGCATGATGTCCTGGAAGGGCTGGCGCAATCACCGGCGATGCTGTCCCCCAAGTACTTCTACGATGCGACCGGCTCCCGGCTGTTTGATCGGATCTGCAAGTTGCCGGAGTACTACCTGACGCGCACGGAGATGGCGATTCTGGAGCGTTCAGCGCCAGCCATTGCCGACCAGCTCGGCCCCGGGGTGCTGCTGATCGAGCCCGGCAGCGGCAGCTGCGCCAAGGTGGGCCGACTATTGCGACACCTCTGCGCCCCCGCCGGCTATGCCCCCGTCGAGATCTCCGGCGAGCACCTGCACGCCAATCTGTCGCATCTGCGCGGGGCATTCCCCGACCTGCCCATCACCCCGGTGTGCGCGGACTTCACCACACCGTTCAGCCTCCCGTCGGACATCCCGGAAACGCGCCGACGGGTGGTGTTCTTCCCCGGCTCCACCATCGGCAACTTCCCGCCGGAGGCGGCGGTGGACCTGCTGCGCGGGTTCCGCGGGTTGCTGGACGACCGGGGCGGGCTGCTCCTCGGCGTGGACCGGCGCAAGGACCCGCGCATTCTGGAGGCCGCCTACGACGATGCCGCCGGGGTGACCGCCGCGTTCAACCGAAACCTGCTGGTGCGCATGCGGGACGAGCTGGGCGCCGAGGTGAACCCGGCGGGCTTTCGCCACCGGGCGCTGTGGAATGACGAGTGCAGCCGCATCGAGATGCACCTGGTGAGCCGCGGGCGGCAGACCATCCGCGTTGGCGGCCGGACGCACGGGTTCCACGACGATGAGCACATCGTCACCGAGTACAGCTACAAGTACTCCGCCGAGGGCATGCAGCGCCTCGCCGCGCAGGCGGGGTTCCGGGTCTCGGCACAGTGGAGCGATGACCGTGAATGGTTCAGCGTCCTCTGGCTCACGACGTGA
- a CDS encoding DUF945 family protein, whose amino-acid sequence MKRIFFALAAIVALTLAAAPVMMAGPTQDHFAEWVDLLDSSQQVRASGNGYERGLYTSTAELELRWPELAGPGEDAPGMRVHLDIGHGPFAGGGLNAARIQTRQIDLLDVDPGIEDALAGIDLLGLDARVGFDGALSGTFNGDAYRSEVVDWLGLAGRFSVPAAQDELALDATAPGLKLTEPDDAAHAIHIQGMRLTGDQRLAAPALWLGDSELTVERFTVEAEGETVVLEDLGLDMRMAREPEGLSVAMGLRSGPFDLAGQWQGEALQFSTALSRIDWDSAVRLAPLLQRYELEQDDPQYQVELFSTLASSTADLLAAAPELRLGPLSLDLGEGPVASRLQVQVVPEALGPMAMMGEPEAILSALRAEFELEASRDSLVDLVAGALAGTMMTRMLQQGELPDDDMQAMLEAQADAEAAQTIRGLEGAGLLVPGENGGLSMLIRMDQGQFSLNGESITLAELEWLLGGLL is encoded by the coding sequence ATGAAAAGGATCTTCTTCGCGCTGGCGGCCATCGTTGCTCTGACACTGGCTGCCGCACCGGTAATGATGGCCGGCCCCACCCAGGATCATTTCGCTGAGTGGGTTGATCTGCTCGACAGCTCTCAGCAGGTCCGTGCCTCCGGGAATGGCTACGAGCGCGGCCTGTACACCAGCACCGCGGAACTGGAACTGCGTTGGCCCGAGTTGGCCGGCCCGGGCGAGGATGCCCCGGGCATGCGGGTGCATCTGGATATCGGCCATGGGCCCTTCGCCGGCGGCGGCCTGAATGCGGCGCGCATCCAGACCCGGCAAATCGACCTGCTGGACGTGGACCCGGGCATCGAGGATGCCCTGGCGGGCATCGACCTGCTGGGGCTGGATGCGCGCGTCGGTTTCGACGGGGCGCTGAGCGGCACATTCAACGGTGATGCCTATCGGTCGGAGGTGGTCGATTGGCTGGGGCTTGCCGGCCGCTTCTCGGTGCCCGCTGCCCAGGACGAACTGGCCCTGGATGCCACCGCCCCCGGGCTCAAGCTGACCGAGCCGGACGACGCGGCCCACGCCATCCATATCCAGGGTATGCGGCTGACCGGTGACCAACGTCTCGCGGCACCGGCGCTCTGGCTCGGCGACAGCGAGCTGACCGTGGAGCGCTTCACGGTGGAGGCGGAGGGCGAGACGGTCGTCCTGGAAGACCTGGGGCTGGACATGCGCATGGCGCGTGAACCCGAAGGGTTGAGTGTGGCCATGGGGCTGCGCAGCGGCCCCTTCGACCTGGCCGGCCAGTGGCAGGGCGAGGCCCTGCAGTTCAGCACGGCGCTGTCGCGCATCGACTGGGACAGTGCGGTGCGGCTGGCGCCGCTCCTTCAGCGCTACGAGCTGGAGCAGGACGACCCGCAATACCAGGTGGAGCTCTTTTCCACCCTGGCCAGCAGCACTGCCGACCTGCTGGCCGCGGCCCCCGAACTGCGACTGGGGCCGCTCAGCCTCGACCTGGGCGAGGGGCCGGTGGCCAGCCGCCTGCAGGTGCAGGTAGTGCCCGAGGCGCTCGGACCCATGGCGATGATGGGGGAGCCGGAGGCGATCCTGTCCGCCCTGCGCGCCGAGTTTGAACTGGAGGCCAGCCGCGATTCGCTGGTGGACCTGGTGGCGGGCGCCTTGGCCGGCACGATGATGACCCGGATGCTGCAACAGGGTGAGCTGCCCGACGATGACATGCAGGCAATGCTGGAGGCGCAGGCGGACGCCGAGGCGGCACAGACCATTCGCGGCCTGGAAGGGGCCGGCCTGCTGGTGCCGGGTGAGAACGGTGGCCTCAGCATGCTGATCCGCATGGACCAGGGGCAGTTCTCGCTGAACGGTGAATCGATCACCCTGGCCGAACTCGAGTGGCTGCTCGGTGGTCTGTTGTAA
- a CDS encoding PilZ domain-containing protein — MTDQADRRRFTRVRFQAPARLDGPDGAVPVEVVDLSMKGAMLAVPATWGETAEAEALYTLTLSLTAEDRIVMELKPAHLHGKVIGFRCERIDVDSLTLLRQLLEANSGDVELIHRELEQLAPQD, encoded by the coding sequence ATGACCGACCAAGCAGACCGCCGGCGCTTCACCCGGGTGCGCTTCCAGGCCCCGGCCCGGCTGGACGGGCCCGATGGTGCCGTACCGGTTGAGGTGGTGGACCTGTCGATGAAGGGCGCCATGCTGGCCGTGCCGGCGACCTGGGGCGAGACGGCCGAGGCGGAGGCGCTGTATACCCTGACCCTGAGCCTCACGGCAGAGGACCGGATCGTCATGGAGCTGAAGCCGGCGCACCTGCACGGCAAGGTGATCGGCTTCCGGTGCGAGCGGATCGATGTGGACAGCCTGACCCTGCTGCGCCAACTGCTGGAGGCCAACTCCGGCGACGTGGAGCTGATCCACCGGGAGCTGGAGCAGCTGGCGCCTCAGGACTGA
- the lgt gene encoding prolipoprotein diacylglyceryl transferase, protein MITYPDIDPVAIQLGPLAVHWYGLMYVFGFAAGWWLGRIRAKRPHSPLTPTQVDDLVFYIAVGIVAGGKLGYHLFYNLGGIAADPLSLLRLWEGGMSFHGGMLGVFIACWLFQRKVGCGFFRMTDFVAPLIPPGLGFGRIGNFINGELWGAPSDLPWAMVYPPLGPDPRHPSQLYQALLEGLVLFAIVWWFSSRPRPAMAVSGVFLVGYGTFRFLVEFVRLPDAHIGYLAFGWVTMGHVLTLPMILGGALLLWLAYGKSKG, encoded by the coding sequence ATGATCACTTATCCTGACATCGACCCGGTCGCCATCCAGCTCGGGCCCCTGGCCGTGCACTGGTATGGCCTGATGTACGTGTTCGGCTTTGCCGCCGGCTGGTGGCTGGGCCGCATCCGCGCGAAACGGCCCCACTCGCCCCTCACCCCGACCCAGGTGGACGACCTGGTCTTTTATATCGCGGTGGGCATAGTGGCCGGCGGCAAGCTGGGTTACCACCTGTTTTACAACCTGGGCGGCATCGCCGCAGACCCGCTCTCGCTGCTGCGGCTTTGGGAGGGGGGCATGTCGTTCCACGGGGGCATGCTGGGGGTATTCATCGCCTGCTGGCTGTTCCAGCGCAAGGTGGGCTGCGGGTTCTTCCGCATGACCGACTTCGTGGCACCGCTGATCCCACCGGGGCTCGGCTTCGGACGCATCGGCAACTTTATTAACGGCGAGCTCTGGGGGGCGCCCAGCGACCTGCCCTGGGCCATGGTCTACCCACCCCTGGGCCCGGATCCGCGCCACCCCTCGCAGCTGTACCAGGCCCTGCTGGAGGGGCTGGTACTGTTCGCTATCGTCTGGTGGTTCTCCAGCCGCCCCCGCCCGGCGATGGCGGTCAGCGGGGTCTTCCTGGTCGGCTACGGTACCTTCCGCTTCCTGGTGGAGTTCGTCCGGCTCCCGGACGCGCACATCGGCTACCTGGCCTTCGGTTGGGTGACCATGGGGCATGTGCTGACGCTGCCGATGATTCTGGGCGGGGCATTGCTGCTGTGGCTGGCTTACGGCAAGAGCAAGGGCTGA